A window of Halomicrobium zhouii genomic DNA:
TTCTACTTCCTCGAGGTCAACACGCGCATTCAGGTCGAACACACCGTCACGGAGGAACTGACGGACATCGACATCGTGAAGTGGCAGATCAGGGTCGCCGCCGGCCAGGAGCTCACCTTCGCCCAGGACGACGTCGAACTCGAGGGCCACGCGATGGAGTTCCGCATCAACGCGGAGAACGCCGCCGACGACTTCGCGCCCGCGACGGGCGGCGAGTTCGACGTGTACGACCCGCCGGGCGGCATCGGCGTCCGCGTCGACGACGCCGCCCGACAGGGCGACGAACTGGTGACCGACTACGACTCGATGATCGCGAAGCTCATCACCTACGGGTCGGACCGCGGCGAGTGCATCGCCCGCGGGAAGCGGGCTCTCCCTGACTACGACATCCGGGGATTCCCCACCATCATCCCCTTCCACCGGCTGATGCTCACCGACGAGGAATTCCTCGCCGGCAGGCACACGACGAAGTACCTCGACGAGAACCTCGACCCCGAACGCATCGACGAGGCCCAGGAGCGCTGGGGGACCGAACCCGCCCCCTCTGACGGCGACGACGAGGAAGAGGTCGTCGAGCGCGAGTTCACCGTCGAGGTCAACGGCAAGCGCTTCCAGGTCGAACTCGAAGAGCGCGGCGCGCCCGCCATCCCCGTCGGCGATATCGACCAGTCCGGCGGCGCCCAGCGGCCCGACCGCCCCGGCGGCGGTGGCGACTCCGGCGGTGGCGGCGGGTCGAGCGCGGCCGGCGACGAAGTTGCCGCGGAGATGCAGGGCACCATCCTCGAAGTGAACGTCGCCGAGGGCGACGAGGTCGAATCCGGTGACGTCCTCTGCGTGCTGGAGGCGATGAAGATGGAGAACGACATCGTCGCCGAGCGCGGCGGCACCGTCACCGAAGTCGCCGTCGGCGAGGGCGACTCCGTCGACATGGGCGACCGCCTCGTCGTGATAGAGTAAATTTTACTTCGTCGGGTGCGCGCGGAGCGCACCGCACCTCGCAAAAATTAGTACAAGACTTCCTTCTCCCTCGGCTTCGCCTCG
This region includes:
- a CDS encoding acetyl/propionyl/methylcrotonyl-CoA carboxylase subunit alpha, whose protein sequence is MFDKVLVANRGEIAVRVMRACEELGVGTVAVYSEADKHSGHVRYADEAYNVGPARAADSYTDQEAIVEAAQKAEADAIHPGYGFLAENAEFAARVEETEGITWIGPSSEAMESLGEKTKARTIMREADVPIVPGTTEPVEDVEQIKEFGEEHGYPLLIKAEGGGGGMGQEVVAGPEAAEESLETAQREGEAYFSNASVYLERFLDNPRHIEVQILADRQGNVRHLGERDCSLQRRQQKVIEEGPSPAITDELREKIGEAARRGADAGDYYNAGTFEFLVEDEDRNEEGLLDADSDFYFLEVNTRIQVEHTVTEELTDIDIVKWQIRVAAGQELTFAQDDVELEGHAMEFRINAENAADDFAPATGGEFDVYDPPGGIGVRVDDAARQGDELVTDYDSMIAKLITYGSDRGECIARGKRALPDYDIRGFPTIIPFHRLMLTDEEFLAGRHTTKYLDENLDPERIDEAQERWGTEPAPSDGDDEEEVVEREFTVEVNGKRFQVELEERGAPAIPVGDIDQSGGAQRPDRPGGGGDSGGGGGSSAAGDEVAAEMQGTILEVNVAEGDEVESGDVLCVLEAMKMENDIVAERGGTVTEVAVGEGDSVDMGDRLVVIE